A genomic window from Mesosutterella faecium includes:
- the trmD gene encoding tRNA (guanosine(37)-N1)-methyltransferase TrmD, translating into MRFDVVTLFPEMFAAVSECGITSRAMKRGLWQLGLWNPRDQTHDPHRTVDDRPFGGGPGMVLMAEPLALTLEAIRASGNAGRVVSFAPGGRPLSDADIARFAREDAPLVLVCGRYEGIDQRFLDEFVDEQFCIGDFVLSGGELPALCLIDAVVRRLPGAIKELSAEDESFATGLLDEPHYTRPELWRGHPVPEVLLSGNHAVVERWNRDRALEATCAVRPDLIKIARSCGKLSREDERTLRAIARAAREKADAAKEA; encoded by the coding sequence ATGCGCTTTGACGTCGTCACGCTTTTTCCTGAAATGTTCGCCGCAGTCTCCGAGTGCGGCATCACCTCCCGCGCCATGAAGCGCGGGCTCTGGCAGCTCGGGCTGTGGAATCCGCGCGATCAGACCCACGACCCGCACCGCACGGTCGACGACCGGCCCTTCGGGGGCGGCCCGGGCATGGTGCTCATGGCCGAGCCGCTCGCGCTCACCCTTGAGGCGATCCGCGCCTCGGGCAACGCGGGCCGGGTGGTGTCCTTCGCGCCCGGCGGCAGGCCGCTGTCAGACGCCGACATCGCGCGCTTCGCACGCGAGGACGCCCCCCTGGTGCTCGTGTGCGGGCGCTACGAGGGCATCGACCAGAGGTTCCTCGACGAGTTCGTCGACGAGCAGTTCTGCATCGGGGACTTTGTGCTCTCCGGCGGGGAGCTGCCCGCCCTGTGCCTGATCGACGCCGTCGTGCGGCGCCTGCCCGGCGCGATCAAGGAGCTGTCGGCCGAGGACGAGTCCTTCGCGACGGGGCTGCTCGACGAGCCGCACTACACGAGGCCCGAGCTCTGGCGCGGGCATCCCGTGCCCGAGGTGCTGCTTTCGGGCAACCACGCGGTGGTTGAGCGCTGGAACCGCGACCGGGCGCTTGAGGCGACTTGCGCAGTGAGGCCTGATTTGATTAAAATTGCGCGTTCCTGCGGAAAACTTTCGCGGGAAGACGAAAGGACGCTGCGGGCGATCGCCCGGGCGGCCAGGGAAAAGGCTGACGCCGCGAAAGAGGCGTGA
- the rplS gene encoding 50S ribosomal protein L19: MANIIEVLEQEEIARLNKTVPAFAAGDTVAVAVNIKDGDHTRVQVYEGVVIAKRNRGLNSSFTVRKISSGEGVERTFQTYSPAIATITVKRHGDVRRAKLYYLRSRAGKTARIRERLVRKDAAKAAE, from the coding sequence GTGGCAAACATTATCGAAGTTCTCGAGCAGGAAGAAATCGCCCGCCTCAACAAGACCGTCCCGGCGTTCGCCGCCGGCGACACCGTGGCCGTTGCCGTGAACATCAAGGACGGCGACCACACCCGCGTCCAGGTCTATGAAGGCGTCGTGATCGCCAAGCGCAACCGCGGCCTCAATTCTTCCTTCACGGTCCGCAAGATTTCCTCGGGCGAAGGCGTGGAGCGCACGTTCCAGACCTACTCCCCGGCCATCGCCACGATCACCGTGAAGCGCCACGGCGACGTTCGCCGCGCGAAGCTCTACTACCTGCGCAGCCGCGCCGGCAAGACCGCCCGCATCCGCGAGCGCCTCGTCCGCAAGGATGCCGCGAAGGCCGCCGAGTAA
- the rpsP gene encoding 30S ribosomal protein S16 → MVVIRLARGGSKKRPFYNVVVTDSRKRRDSHYIERVGFYNPVAAGADVRLHFEEDRVNFWVSKGAQMSDTVARLFKNRAALSAPETAEQKAAVAAKNAAKKAAAQAAADAKAAEEAAPAA, encoded by the coding sequence ATGGTTGTTATCCGTCTGGCTCGCGGCGGCTCCAAGAAGCGTCCGTTCTATAACGTTGTTGTCACTGACTCCCGCAAGCGTCGCGACAGCCACTACATTGAGCGCGTCGGCTTCTACAACCCGGTCGCCGCCGGTGCCGACGTTCGTCTTCACTTCGAGGAAGACCGCGTTAACTTCTGGGTTTCCAAGGGCGCCCAGATGAGCGACACCGTCGCCCGTCTGTTCAAGAACCGTGCCGCCCTCTCCGCCCCCGAAACGGCCGAGCAGAAGGCCGCCGTGGCCGCGAAGAACGCCGCCAAGAAGGCTGCCGCCCAGGCCGCCGCCGACGCGAAGGCCGCCGAAGAGGCTGCCCCCGCTGCCTGA
- the argG gene encoding argininosuccinate synthase encodes MSQTILQSVPVGQKVGIAFSGGLDTSCALHWMKKKGALPYAYTANLGQPDEKDYEAIPKRAMEYGAEKARLIDCRPQLVSEGIAAIQANAFHISTGGAIYYNTTPLGRAVTGTMLVNAMREDGVNIWGDGSTYKGNDIERFYRYGLIANPNLKIYKPWLDTAFISELGGRAEMSAFLQAEGFNYRMSAEKAYSTDSNMLGATHEAKDLEHLSTSMKIVEPIMGVAFWDPEVVIKPEEVTVTFEEGRPVALNGTEFTDLVKLMYEANRIGGRHGLGMSDQIENRIIEAKSRGVYEAPGMALLHIAYERLVTGIHNEDTIEQYRINGIKLGRLLYQGRWFDSQAIMLRESAQRWVARAITGEVTLELRRGNDYTILDTRSPNLTYEPERLTMEKGDSMFTAVDRIGQLTMRNLDIVDTRQKLGIYAKQGLLTGGAGTMAPMISMELKADKK; translated from the coding sequence ATGTCACAAACAATCCTACAAAGCGTTCCGGTCGGCCAGAAGGTCGGCATTGCGTTCTCCGGCGGTCTCGACACGAGCTGCGCCCTTCACTGGATGAAGAAGAAGGGGGCTCTGCCCTACGCCTACACGGCCAACCTCGGCCAGCCTGACGAAAAGGATTACGAGGCGATCCCCAAGCGCGCCATGGAGTACGGCGCCGAGAAGGCCCGCCTCATTGACTGCCGGCCCCAGCTTGTGTCCGAGGGCATCGCCGCCATTCAGGCGAACGCCTTCCACATCTCCACGGGCGGAGCGATCTACTACAACACCACCCCGCTCGGGCGCGCGGTGACCGGAACGATGCTCGTGAACGCCATGCGCGAGGACGGCGTGAACATCTGGGGCGACGGCTCCACCTACAAGGGCAACGACATCGAGCGCTTCTACCGCTACGGGCTCATCGCCAACCCGAACCTCAAGATCTACAAGCCGTGGCTTGACACCGCCTTCATTTCCGAGCTGGGCGGGCGCGCCGAGATGAGCGCCTTCCTGCAGGCCGAAGGATTCAACTACAGGATGTCCGCCGAGAAGGCCTATTCGACCGACTCCAACATGCTCGGCGCCACGCACGAGGCGAAGGATCTCGAGCACCTGAGCACCTCGATGAAGATCGTCGAGCCGATCATGGGCGTCGCCTTCTGGGACCCCGAGGTCGTGATCAAGCCCGAGGAAGTGACGGTCACCTTTGAGGAAGGCCGCCCGGTCGCCCTGAACGGCACCGAGTTTACCGACCTCGTGAAGCTCATGTACGAGGCCAACCGCATCGGCGGCCGCCACGGCCTCGGCATGTCCGACCAGATCGAAAACCGCATCATCGAGGCGAAGTCCCGCGGCGTCTACGAGGCCCCGGGCATGGCGCTGCTGCACATCGCCTACGAGCGCCTCGTCACCGGCATTCACAACGAGGACACGATCGAGCAGTACCGCATCAACGGCATCAAGCTCGGCCGCCTGCTCTACCAGGGCCGCTGGTTCGACAGCCAGGCGATCATGCTGCGCGAGTCCGCCCAGCGCTGGGTGGCCCGCGCGATCACCGGCGAGGTGACCCTCGAGCTGCGCCGCGGCAACGACTACACGATTCTCGACACCCGCAGCCCCAACCTCACCTACGAGCCCGAGCGGCTCACGATGGAGAAGGGCGACTCGATGTTCACGGCCGTCGACCGCATCGGGCAGCTCACGATGCGCAACCTCGACATCGTCGACACCCGCCAGAAGCTGGGCATTTACGCGAAGCAGGGTCTGCTCACCGGCGGCGCCGGCACCATGGCCCCGATGATCTCGATGGAGCTCAAGGCCGACAAGAAGTAA
- a CDS encoding cation diffusion facilitator family transporter — protein sequence MTETTPYQVPRRQVEPYSSHEQGDSSYNHCSTKVKISVLGTAIALTLGFSAIELAAGLIGNSLALVGDAGHMVTDSMSLLFALIANIFSRKGADEDHSFGHGRLEALAAFVNGLLMAAVICWILREAVGRILTPEPVSGGSVMLVAAIGLAVNLGVAWSLSRDRKNMNTRAALVHVLGDLLGSLAAISAGFIIWMGGPTIVDPLLSLFVAVLLVKATYGVLRESTRVLLDAVPEGIEYEAVGDTIAAVPGVRAVHDLHVWTMAPGHAAVQAHVHVGGPAEWPGVLEGVRQALFKRFGIDHVTIQPEWDDGQER from the coding sequence ATGACAGAAACAACGCCTTATCAGGTTCCGCGCCGGCAGGTCGAGCCCTACTCCTCGCACGAGCAGGGCGACTCCTCCTACAACCACTGCTCCACGAAGGTGAAGATCTCGGTGCTCGGGACCGCCATCGCGCTCACCCTGGGCTTCTCCGCGATCGAGCTCGCGGCGGGCCTCATCGGCAATTCGCTCGCCCTCGTGGGCGACGCGGGCCACATGGTGACCGACTCCATGTCGCTGCTGTTCGCGCTGATCGCCAACATCTTCTCGAGGAAAGGAGCCGACGAGGACCACTCCTTCGGGCACGGGCGGCTCGAGGCGCTCGCCGCCTTCGTGAACGGGCTGCTCATGGCGGCCGTGATCTGCTGGATCCTCCGCGAGGCGGTGGGCCGCATCCTCACTCCTGAGCCCGTCTCGGGCGGTTCGGTCATGCTGGTGGCCGCGATCGGCCTTGCGGTGAACCTGGGGGTGGCCTGGTCGCTCTCCAGGGACCGGAAGAACATGAACACGCGCGCGGCGCTCGTGCACGTGTTGGGCGACCTGCTCGGGTCGCTTGCCGCGATCAGCGCGGGCTTCATCATCTGGATGGGCGGCCCCACGATCGTCGACCCGCTGCTGTCGCTGTTTGTCGCCGTGCTGCTCGTGAAGGCGACCTACGGGGTGCTGCGCGAATCGACCCGGGTGCTGCTTGACGCCGTCCCCGAGGGAATCGAGTACGAGGCGGTGGGCGACACGATCGCCGCGGTTCCGGGCGTGCGCGCCGTGCACGACCTCCATGTCTGGACGATGGCGCCGGGGCACGCGGCCGTGCAGGCGCACGTGCACGTGGGCGGCCCCGCCGAGTGGCCAGGGGTGCTCGAGGGGGTGAGGCAGGCGCTTTTCAAGCGCTTCGGGATCGACCACGTCACGATCCAGCCCGAATGGGACGACGGGCAGGAGCGCTGA
- a CDS encoding NUDIX domain-containing protein, with product MITDDEKLREARLGGEPVFEGRLLHVFRDRVRLPDGRESTREYIRHPGASAVVLLRGGEVLLERQWRYPLGRAFWEVPAGKLEPGEEPLSCARRELAEETGYEAEGWASLGSMCPGIGYSNEVIHLFLARAASGGERHLDAGEFLDLFWVPFEEAVARAASGDIDDSKTIAALFRAEKYLERNPREGR from the coding sequence ATGATCACCGACGATGAGAAGCTGCGGGAAGCGAGGCTGGGCGGCGAGCCCGTGTTTGAGGGCAGGCTGCTGCACGTGTTCCGCGACCGGGTCCGGCTGCCCGACGGACGGGAGTCGACCCGGGAGTATATCCGGCACCCCGGCGCTTCGGCCGTCGTGCTGCTGCGCGGCGGCGAGGTGCTGCTTGAGCGGCAGTGGCGCTATCCGCTGGGCCGCGCGTTCTGGGAGGTTCCCGCGGGCAAGCTCGAGCCCGGCGAGGAGCCCCTGAGCTGCGCCCGCCGCGAGCTCGCCGAGGAGACGGGCTACGAGGCCGAAGGCTGGGCGAGCCTGGGCTCCATGTGCCCCGGAATCGGCTACTCGAACGAGGTGATCCACCTCTTTCTCGCGCGGGCGGCCTCGGGCGGCGAGCGCCACCTCGACGCGGGCGAGTTCCTCGACCTCTTCTGGGTGCCGTTCGAGGAGGCCGTCGCGCGGGCGGCCTCGGGCGACATCGACGACTCGAAGACGATCGCGGCTCTCTTCCGCGCGGAAAAGTACCTCGAAAGGAACCCCCGGGAGGGGCGGTGA
- a CDS encoding electron transfer flavoprotein subunit beta/FixA family protein — MKVLVAVKRVVDYNVKVHALADGSGLDVDGKPAVRRSLNPFDEIAVEAAVHLKETGAADEVVAVSVGEAKAVDTLRVALAMGADRGILVHTDVKTEPLGVARLLKAVVDREKPDLVAVGKQAIDDDAGQTGAMLAALMDAPFGANANGVELKDGALYVSSQTVDGTELRKLSLPAVFAADLRLAEPRYVTLPSMMKARRKPVETIEAETLGADFAPQLKVTRYDAPPARKAGVMVGSVAELVEKLRCEAKVL; from the coding sequence TTGCCGACGGCAGCGGTCTGGACGTCGACGGCAAGCCCGCGGTGCGGCGCTCGCTCAATCCCTTTGATGAGATCGCGGTCGAAGCCGCCGTGCACCTCAAGGAGACGGGCGCGGCCGATGAGGTGGTCGCGGTGAGCGTGGGCGAGGCGAAGGCCGTGGACACCCTCCGCGTGGCGCTCGCCATGGGAGCCGACCGCGGCATTCTCGTTCACACCGACGTGAAGACCGAGCCGCTGGGCGTCGCGCGGCTTCTCAAGGCCGTCGTGGACCGGGAGAAGCCCGACCTCGTCGCCGTGGGCAAGCAGGCGATCGACGACGACGCGGGGCAGACGGGCGCCATGCTGGCCGCCCTGATGGATGCGCCTTTCGGAGCGAACGCGAACGGCGTCGAGCTCAAGGACGGCGCGCTTTACGTCTCCTCCCAGACCGTGGACGGGACCGAGCTGAGGAAGCTGTCGCTGCCGGCGGTGTTCGCGGCCGATCTGCGGCTCGCGGAGCCGCGCTACGTGACGCTGCCGAGCATGATGAAGGCGCGCAGGAAGCCCGTGGAGACGATCGAGGCGGAGACGCTCGGGGCCGATTTCGCCCCGCAGCTGAAAGTCACCCGCTACGACGCGCCGCCCGCGCGCAAGGCCGGCGTGATGGTGGGCAGCGTCGCGGAGCTCGTCGAGAAACTGCGCTGCGAGGCGAAGGTCCTTTAA
- a CDS encoding AMP-binding protein has product MSAPGEKAAAELPQRLWLNGRVLEGRRDFERALENASEQERPVLEFGLRWCSDEPEMVLHTSGSTGRPKEIRAKKTCMAASARMTVRRLGLQAGDTALLCLPMDYIAGQMVVVRSMLAGLRLVARRPSRRPFEDLERAPDFAALVPLQVLATLEHERERALLAATREVLIGGAAVDRSLAARLAPFPNRLWSTYGMTETLSHIALRPLSGPRAGVWYEPLEGVRVSASPRGTLAVSAPAVGVSLIETNDLVVFEPGSDRFRVLGRTDNVIDSGGIKVPAETLEELIGTVLGSPFAIAPLPDPELGSSVAIVVEGSPDLPLPDFRALLRGAGLSPYWKPRSAVFVERLPRTRTGKLDRAALREAARSAPGERRRAL; this is encoded by the coding sequence TTGAGCGCTCCCGGGGAGAAGGCTGCGGCGGAGCTGCCGCAGCGGCTCTGGCTGAACGGCCGCGTGCTCGAGGGGCGGCGGGATTTCGAGCGCGCGCTCGAAAACGCCTCCGAGCAGGAGCGCCCGGTGCTCGAGTTCGGCCTGAGGTGGTGTTCGGACGAGCCCGAGATGGTGCTCCATACCTCGGGCTCGACCGGCCGCCCGAAGGAGATCCGCGCGAAAAAGACCTGCATGGCCGCCAGCGCCCGCATGACCGTGCGCAGGCTCGGGCTTCAGGCGGGCGACACCGCGCTGCTGTGCCTGCCGATGGATTACATCGCGGGCCAGATGGTGGTCGTGCGCTCGATGCTCGCAGGTCTCAGGCTCGTTGCCCGGCGCCCGAGCCGCAGGCCTTTCGAGGACCTCGAGCGCGCGCCCGACTTTGCCGCACTCGTGCCCCTGCAGGTGCTCGCGACCCTTGAGCACGAGCGCGAGCGCGCCCTTCTGGCCGCCACCCGCGAGGTTTTGATCGGGGGCGCGGCGGTCGACCGCTCGCTTGCCGCCCGGCTCGCGCCTTTTCCGAACCGGCTCTGGTCGACCTACGGCATGACCGAGACGCTCTCGCACATCGCGCTGCGGCCGCTTTCGGGGCCGCGCGCCGGGGTCTGGTACGAGCCTCTCGAGGGCGTGCGCGTTTCCGCGTCGCCCCGGGGGACGCTTGCGGTGAGCGCGCCCGCGGTCGGCGTGTCCCTGATCGAGACCAACGACCTGGTCGTCTTCGAGCCGGGAAGCGACCGCTTCCGGGTGCTCGGGCGCACCGACAACGTGATCGACTCGGGCGGCATCAAGGTGCCCGCCGAGACGCTCGAGGAGCTGATCGGCACGGTGCTCGGGAGCCCCTTCGCGATCGCCCCGCTGCCCGACCCCGAGCTCGGAAGCTCGGTCGCCATCGTGGTGGAGGGCTCGCCGGACCTTCCGCTGCCTGACTTCCGGGCGCTGCTGCGCGGCGCGGGGCTCTCGCCCTACTGGAAGCCCCGGAGCGCCGTCTTCGTGGAGAGGCTTCCGCGCACCCGCACCGGCAAGCTCGACCGGGCCGCGCTCCGGGAGGCCGCCCGAAGCGCTCCGGGCGAGCGCCGCAGGGCGCTCTAG
- a CDS encoding electron transfer flavoprotein subunit alpha/FixB family protein: MTILVVADFEEGSLKASTASAVAAASMAGAPVTLLVAGHGAEGAAPEASKLHGVERVLAVETPEHPSPETIAAQVLANCGGCSHIFFAMSFLNRAAMPRVAAKLGVSPLSEVSAVLGPRTFRRAIYAGGVITTVQCPEGAVVVATVRTTSFEPAAADGAAAVAPGAAAPAFEGSVFVSSDVKKSDRPELLTAKRVVAGGQGLEDAAGFQALDQLAAKLGAAVGATRVAVDAGLAPNEWQVGQTGKIVAPDLYMAFGISGALQHLAGMMGSKVIVAVNKDPEAPIFEVCDYGLAADAKESIAELLKAL, from the coding sequence ATGACGATTCTGGTAGTTGCTGATTTTGAAGAAGGCAGCCTGAAGGCTTCCACGGCCAGCGCGGTGGCGGCCGCCTCTATGGCGGGCGCTCCCGTGACCCTGCTTGTGGCCGGGCACGGAGCCGAAGGGGCCGCCCCCGAGGCCTCGAAGCTGCACGGCGTGGAGCGCGTGCTCGCCGTCGAGACGCCCGAGCATCCGTCGCCTGAGACGATTGCGGCCCAGGTGCTGGCCAACTGCGGGGGCTGCAGCCACATTTTCTTTGCGATGAGCTTCCTCAACCGCGCGGCGATGCCCCGCGTTGCGGCAAAGCTCGGCGTCTCGCCGCTGAGCGAAGTCTCAGCCGTGCTCGGGCCGCGCACCTTCCGCCGCGCGATCTACGCGGGCGGCGTGATCACCACGGTGCAGTGCCCCGAAGGAGCCGTCGTGGTGGCCACCGTGCGCACGACCTCCTTTGAGCCCGCCGCGGCCGACGGGGCCGCCGCCGTTGCGCCGGGAGCGGCTGCGCCTGCCTTCGAGGGCAGCGTTTTCGTCTCCTCGGACGTGAAAAAGAGCGACAGGCCCGAGCTTCTCACCGCCAAGCGCGTCGTGGCCGGCGGCCAGGGCCTCGAGGATGCCGCGGGATTCCAGGCCCTGGACCAGCTCGCCGCGAAGCTTGGCGCCGCGGTGGGCGCCACCCGCGTGGCCGTCGACGCGGGGCTCGCTCCGAACGAGTGGCAGGTGGGGCAGACCGGCAAGATCGTGGCCCCCGACCTCTACATGGCCTTCGGCATTTCCGGGGCGCTGCAGCACCTCGCGGGCATGATGGGCTCCAAGGTGATCGTGGCCGTCAACAAGGATCCGGAGGCGCCGATCTTCGAGGTGTGCGACTACGGCCTCGCGGCCGATGCGAAGGAGTCCATCGCCGAGCTTCTGAAGGCGCTTTGA
- a CDS encoding PaaI family thioesterase, protein MGLSETLGIRIIPGDDPQEMRGELEVTEGCCQPYGYCSGGAMLSVEETLAGRGSAALLEPGLIPMGVQVSASHVKAVPLGGRIRAVARLLSRGRRLHVWNVDLFDEAGSLVSTARVTNAITHLPGERRAKAEEQNV, encoded by the coding sequence ATGGGACTTTCCGAAACGCTGGGAATCCGCATCATCCCCGGGGACGATCCGCAGGAGATGCGCGGCGAGCTCGAGGTGACGGAGGGCTGCTGCCAGCCCTACGGGTACTGCTCGGGCGGCGCGATGCTCTCCGTCGAGGAGACGCTCGCCGGGCGGGGCTCGGCCGCGCTGCTCGAGCCGGGGCTGATCCCGATGGGCGTGCAGGTGAGCGCGAGCCATGTGAAGGCCGTGCCGCTGGGCGGGCGCATCCGCGCGGTGGCAAGGCTCCTGAGCCGCGGCCGCAGGCTGCACGTCTGGAACGTGGATCTTTTCGACGAGGCGGGCAGCCTCGTCTCGACCGCCCGGGTGACCAACGCCATCACGCATCTGCCCGGCGAGCGCCGGGCAAAAGCTGAGGAACAAAATGTCTGA
- the menB gene encoding 1,4-dihydroxy-2-naphthoyl-CoA synthase, producing MSDIEWKPIKSYSDIRFELYEGIAKITINRPQVRNAFTPVTVAEMSEAFRICRERSDIAVVVLTGEGDKAFCSGGDMHFKGRGGYVGPDGVPRLNVLDVQKQIRCLPKPVIAMVNGYAIGGGNVLATVCDLTIASENAIFGQTGPKVGSFDAGLGASYLASIVGQKKAREIWFLCRQYSAAEALEMGLVNKVVPFKELEATTVEWARRMQQYSPLALRFLKFGLNAELDGQLGLQQFAGDMTMLYYMTDEAQEGGKAFLEKRAPDFSKSPRLP from the coding sequence ATGTCTGACATTGAATGGAAGCCGATCAAATCGTATTCCGACATCCGCTTCGAGCTCTACGAGGGCATCGCGAAGATCACGATCAACCGTCCGCAGGTGAGGAACGCCTTCACGCCGGTCACCGTGGCGGAGATGAGCGAGGCCTTCCGGATCTGCCGAGAGCGCTCCGACATCGCCGTGGTGGTGCTCACGGGCGAAGGCGACAAGGCCTTCTGCTCGGGCGGCGACATGCACTTCAAGGGGCGCGGGGGCTACGTGGGGCCCGACGGAGTGCCGAGGCTCAATGTCCTTGACGTGCAGAAGCAGATCCGCTGCCTGCCCAAGCCCGTGATCGCGATGGTCAACGGCTACGCGATCGGTGGCGGGAACGTGCTCGCCACGGTCTGCGACCTCACGATTGCGTCGGAAAACGCGATCTTCGGCCAGACCGGCCCGAAGGTGGGCAGCTTCGACGCGGGCCTCGGCGCCTCGTACCTGGCCTCGATCGTCGGCCAGAAGAAGGCGCGCGAGATCTGGTTCCTCTGCCGCCAGTATTCGGCCGCCGAGGCGCTGGAGATGGGGCTCGTGAACAAGGTGGTGCCGTTTAAAGAGCTCGAGGCGACCACCGTCGAGTGGGCGCGCCGCATGCAGCAGTACAGCCCGCTCGCGCTGAGGTTCCTTAAGTTCGGCCTCAACGCCGAGCTCGACGGCCAGCTCGGGCTGCAGCAGTTCGCGGGCGACATGACGATGCTCTACTACATGACCGACGAGGCCCAGGAGGGCGGAAAGGCGTTCCTCGAAAAGCGGGCCCCGGACTTTTCCAAGTCTCCGAGGCTGCCTTGA
- the rimM gene encoding ribosome maturation factor RimM (Essential for efficient processing of 16S rRNA): MSKTMTKWIEMGRTAGPYGVKGWIRISPAGEGDLLLGSRAWAFRPAAGGDPRPLELEGARAHGGMIIAKWKGCDSPEEARLWRGTILLERSAFPELPEGEWWAADLEGCEVVNRAGDRLGTVTGLGSNGAQDILQVKGAAHSYLIPMVPAYLLGVEPEKKLITVDWDPDWF; the protein is encoded by the coding sequence TTGAGCAAGACGATGACAAAATGGATCGAGATGGGCCGCACTGCGGGCCCTTACGGCGTGAAAGGCTGGATCAGGATTTCGCCCGCGGGCGAAGGAGACCTGCTGCTGGGCTCTCGGGCCTGGGCCTTCCGGCCCGCCGCCGGAGGCGATCCCCGGCCCCTGGAGCTCGAGGGAGCGAGGGCGCACGGCGGGATGATCATCGCGAAGTGGAAGGGGTGCGACTCGCCTGAGGAGGCGCGGCTGTGGCGCGGCACGATACTGCTCGAGCGCAGCGCCTTCCCGGAGCTGCCGGAGGGCGAATGGTGGGCCGCGGACCTCGAGGGCTGCGAAGTCGTGAACCGGGCGGGCGACAGGCTCGGGACCGTCACGGGGCTTGGCAGCAACGGCGCGCAGGACATCCTTCAGGTGAAGGGCGCCGCGCACAGCTACCTCATCCCCATGGTCCCTGCCTATCTGCTCGGGGTGGAGCCTGAGAAAAAGCTCATCACGGTTGACTGGGATCCGGACTGGTTCTGA